TCGTGCGAGCGGGGCTTCGGCAGCCGGGCCACCAGATCGCGCAACTTGGCAATACAGGCGTCGTCATTGTCGAGCGCATAGTGCGCCACTGCGGAAATCTCCGTGTGCGTGATGGCCCCGCCAAGCGTCTCACCATCCACGGTTTGGCCCGTGGCGCCCTTCACCAGATTCGGTCCACCCAGTCCCATGAACGACGTCCCCTTCACCATGAGGATCACGTCGCTCAACGCGGGCAAATACGCGCCGCCGGCCACACATTGCCCCATCACGGCAGCGAACTGCGGAATGCGCAGATACCGTCGCATGATGGAGTTGTAATAGAAAATGCGCACCGCGCCGAATTGTCACGGAAAGACGCCGCCCTGATACGGGAGATTTACGCCGGCCGAGTCAACCAGGTAGATGATGGGAATGCGGCAGCGCATCGCGACTTCCTGGGCGCGCAAGATCTTCTTGATGGTCTCAGGCCACCACGATCCCGCCTTGACCGTGGCGTCATTGGCCACCACGACGACCTCGCGCCCGTCGATCACCACGACGCCGGTAATCACACCGGCGGCAGGCGCCTGTCCCTCGTACTGATCGTAGGCCACCAGCAAACCGATCTCGAGAAATGGCGTGCCCGGGTCGCGCAGGCGCTCCACCCGTTCACGGGCGGTCAGTTTTCCCTGCCGATGTTGCTTCTCGATCTTGTCCGCGCCACCACCGGCGCGGAGCTGCGATTCAAGCGCGCGGACCTCGTCCGCGAGCTGGCGTAGCCGACCGCTCATGCGTCCTGCTGTTCGCGGGTAGCGAACCACTGGCGGATATAGTCGACGAGGTCCTGCGTGCTCGTGCCGGGACCGAAGAGGCGCGCCACGCCACGCGCCTGCAAGGCCTCCATATCCTCCTTCGGAATGATCCCGCCACCGGTGAGCAGGATGTCGTCACGCCCGGCCGCTGTCAGCAGGTCGTGGACGCGCGGAAACAACGTCATGTGCGCGCCGCTCAGGATGGAGAGGCCGACCACGTCGACGTCCTCCTGAATGGCCGCCGTGGCGATCATTTCCGGGGTCTGATGCAGCCCGGTGTAGATCACTTCCATGCCGGCATCACGCAACGCCGCCGCAACGACTTTGGCGCCACGGTCATGACCATCAAGCCCTGGCTTGGCGACGAGCACACGAATGGGTCGAGTCATCGAAATCCGCTCGGGGTGAATCGGAAAGGTATCAACGCGCTATCCTTCGCGTCGGGCGACGAGGAGCATCTCACCGGCTCGGCGAGTGAGCGGCCGGTCCGTCCAGGCATCAAAGGCCTGTTCAACAATCAATCCCACCTCGCACAGGCGCGCGGCCAATTCCGACGCTGTGTACAGTCGGATCCGGTGCGTTCGCTCGCCATCGCCACCGGGTCCGCGCCACGTGGAGGTGATCTCGAGGAATCCGCTCAGCGGGTCGAACGTGCGCTCCTGGCCAAACATCGTGCCGTCGGCGGTGCTCCACCAATCACGATGGAGGAATTTCGCCATGACCCCATCGCGGCTCCCACCGTGCCAGATGAGCACACCGCCCGGTTTGAGCACACGGGCGAATTCGCGCAGCACGCGAAGATCGTCGCCGGGACTGTCGAAGAAGCCGAACGAGGTAAACAGATTCACCACCGCGTCGAAGCGGTTGGTCCACTTCGACGGCAAGGTGCGCATGTCGCCCTGCGTGTAGCGCAGCGCGCGTGAGGTCCCGCGGGCCCGCGCAGCCTTGAGCAGGGTTTTCGAATAATCGAGTCCGTCCACCTGAAAGCCGGCCTCGGCCAGCAGATGCGCGTGACGTCCCTGGCCGCAGGGACAATCCAGCACCCGCGCACCCGACGGCAGTTCGAGCAGGTCAAGCAGTCTCGCCACTTCCCGGCGGTCCTGGACGAGATCAAACAGCGGCTCGTACTCGTGCAGGTACCGTGCATCGAAGTGGGTCTGCCACCACGGAAGGACCTTCTTGACTGGACTCAGAAGAACACCGGTTCGCGATACGCGCCAAACACGTCTTCCAATGCCGCGCGAATCTCGTAGAGGGTGCAATAGGCGCGCGCGCAGTCGAGGATGAACGGCACCACGTTCGACTCGCCGCGCGCCGCGTTTCGCAGTGCATCGAGGCGCGCCGCGACCACGGCACTGTCGCGGGAGGCGCGCACGGCCGCCAGTCGCTCCCGTTGCTCACGATCGGCCTCGGCGCCGATGCGAAGAATCGGGATACTCAGCTCGGGCTCATCGGTCACGAACTCATTGACCCCCACGACGAGCTTCCGATGCTGCTCGATCTCCCACTGCTGCCGCGCGGCGCTCTCGGCGATCTTCTTCTGGAACCAGCCTTCTTCGAGCCCCTTCACTACCCCGCCGATCTCGTCGATCTGCGTGAAGAGCGACTCCGCTTCGGCTTCCAGTCGGTCGGTGAGGGCCTCGACATAATAGGACCCGCCCAACGGGTCCATCACATTGGGGACTCCGGTCTCGAACGCGAGCACCTGCTGCGTCCGGAGCGCCACCTGCACGGCACTCTCGGTGGGCAGCGACAGCGTCTCATCCATGGAGTTCGTGTGGAGCGACTGCGTGCCGCCCAGTACGGCCGCGAGACCCTGATACGCCACGCGTACCACGTTGTTCATGGGTTGCTGCGCCGTCAGTGTGACGCCGGCGGTCTGCGAGTGGAATCGCATCATCCATGAGCGCGGATTCTTCGCGCCGTAGCGTTCCTTCAGGTGACGAGCCCAGATGCGACGGGCGGCGCGCAGCTTGGCAATCTCCTCGAAGAAATCGTTGTGGATGTCCCAGAAGAACGACAGACGCGGCGCAAAATCATCGACATCCAGTCCGCGGGCGATACCACGCTCGACATACGTGAACCCGTCAGCCAGGGTGAACGCCAATTCCTGCGCCGCCGTCGCCCCTGCTTCACGAATGTGGTAGCCGGAAATGGAAATGGTATTCCAGTGCGGAGCATGCTTGGCGCACCACGCGAATCCGTCGGCAATCAGCCGCAGCGCCGGCTCGATCGGGAAGCACCAGGCATGCTGGGCCATGTACTCCTTCAGGATGTCGTTCTGCACCGTGCCCTGAAGCTTGGCGGCGTCAACGCCCTGCTTTTCCGCGGCAGCGATGTAGAAGCACAACAGGATGATGGCCGGCCCGTTGATCGTCATCGACGTCGACACCTGGTCGAGCGGGATGCCCTCGAACAGGGTTTCCATGTCGGCCAGCGAAGAGATGGCCACGCCGCACTTGCCGACTTCGCCTTCTGATCGCACGTGATCGGAATCGTAGCCCATCAGCGTCGGGAAATCGAAGGCGACGGACAACCCGGTCTGCCCCTGTGACAACAGGAACTTGTACCGCTGGTTGGTCTCTCGTGCGGTGCCGAATCCGGCAAACTGGCGCATCGTCCACAGCTTGCCACGATACCCGGTGGGATGGATGCCGCGCGTATAGGGCCACTGTCCCGGCAGTTCGAACGCGGTTCCCGCCGAGTTCTCCAGATCAAGGGCCGTGAAGAGGGGCTCGATTTCGGCCGCGGAATTCGTGAATGCGATGTCGCGCGTGCGCCCGGCATCGAACTGTGATCGCCAGCGCCCGACTTCATCGCGCAGTTGATCGAGTTCCGCCTGCTGTTGGCGCACCACGTCTTCGAGATCGCGGACCGTCGTCATCAGTTGGTTCCTGGTAGGAGACTCGATACGGACGAGTGTTCAACGCCGGTGAGCAACACGCCGCTGCGCGCCCGTAACGCATCGGCCACCGAAAACGGCGCCACGGTGCCGGCTTCGAGCATCGGGAGTTGATGCTCCAGCCAGGTGAGTGTCGCCGCGTCGTGCCACAGGCGCTGGCGAAGTTGTCCTTCGACAACCTCCATCACGCGCTCCCTCAGACGCTGTCGCCGCCGCAACTGCAATTCACCGCTGGCCACAAGATAGTGGAAATGCCGGTCGAGGGCGTCCACCACCAGTTCGATACCCTCCCCCTTGGCCGCCACCGTTCGCAGGACCGGTGGCGTCCAGGCATCGACCGACTCCGGGTGACCGGCGCGCGCGGCCGCCTCACGGGCGGCGCGCGCCGGATTCATCGCTTGCCGTTGCGCGTCCCGGTCCCCAAGGCGCGACAGGTCAATGCCGTGGTGGGCAGGCGCCTGCATCGCTGCCCCCGTTCGCAACCCGAGCATCAACTCGATGTCGTTCCGCAGGCGGTCGGCCCCCGGTCGATCCGCCTTGTTCACGGCGAAGACATCGGCGATCTCCATCACACCGGCCTTCAGCGTCTGAATCGAGTCACCCGATTCCGGCACCAGAACCACCAGTGTTGTATCCGCCGCGCGCGAGATATCCAGCTCGCTCTGCCCGACGCCGACCGTCTCGAGCAGAATCACGTCCATACCGAAACCGTCGAGCACGTCGCACACTTCGCGCGTGGCCGTTGCCAATCCCCCCAGTGACCCTCGGGTCGCCATGGAGCGGATGAACACGCCCGGATCGAGCGCGACGTCCTCCATGCGAATTCGATCACCCAGCAGTGCGCCGCCGGTGAAG
This genomic window from Gemmatimonadaceae bacterium contains:
- a CDS encoding cobalamin B12-binding domain-containing protein; this encodes MTRPIRVLVAKPGLDGHDRGAKVVAAALRDAGMEVIYTGLHQTPEMIATAAIQEDVDVVGLSILSGAHMTLFPRVHDLLTAAGRDDILLTGGGIIPKEDMEALQARGVARLFGPGTSTQDLVDYIRQWFATREQQDA
- a CDS encoding methyltransferase domain-containing protein, which produces MARLLDLLELPSGARVLDCPCGQGRHAHLLAEAGFQVDGLDYSKTLLKAARARGTSRALRYTQGDMRTLPSKWTNRFDAVVNLFTSFGFFDSPGDDLRVLREFARVLKPGGVLIWHGGSRDGVMAKFLHRDWWSTADGTMFGQERTFDPLSGFLEITSTWRGPGGDGERTHRIRLYTASELAARLCEVGLIVEQAFDAWTDRPLTRRAGEMLLVARREG
- a CDS encoding methylmalonyl-CoA mutase — protein: MTTVRDLEDVVRQQQAELDQLRDEVGRWRSQFDAGRTRDIAFTNSAAEIEPLFTALDLENSAGTAFELPGQWPYTRGIHPTGYRGKLWTMRQFAGFGTARETNQRYKFLLSQGQTGLSVAFDFPTLMGYDSDHVRSEGEVGKCGVAISSLADMETLFEGIPLDQVSTSMTINGPAIILLCFYIAAAEKQGVDAAKLQGTVQNDILKEYMAQHAWCFPIEPALRLIADGFAWCAKHAPHWNTISISGYHIREAGATAAQELAFTLADGFTYVERGIARGLDVDDFAPRLSFFWDIHNDFFEEIAKLRAARRIWARHLKERYGAKNPRSWMMRFHSQTAGVTLTAQQPMNNVVRVAYQGLAAVLGGTQSLHTNSMDETLSLPTESAVQVALRTQQVLAFETGVPNVMDPLGGSYYVEALTDRLEAEAESLFTQIDEIGGVVKGLEEGWFQKKIAESAARQQWEIEQHRKLVVGVNEFVTDEPELSIPILRIGAEADREQRERLAAVRASRDSAVVAARLDALRNAARGESNVVPFILDCARAYCTLYEIRAALEDVFGAYREPVFF
- the meaB gene encoding methylmalonyl Co-A mutase-associated GTPase MeaB, with product MTTSIDRVLEGFRAGTTAALARAVSIVENHRPGFDQLLSAIHPLVGRARRIGITGPPGAGKSTLTTRLARTYRTAGLRVGIVAVDPTSPFTGGALLGDRIRMEDVALDPGVFIRSMATRGSLGGLATATREVCDVLDGFGMDVILLETVGVGQSELDISRAADTTLVVLVPESGDSIQTLKAGVMEIADVFAVNKADRPGADRLRNDIELMLGLRTGAAMQAPAHHGIDLSRLGDRDAQRQAMNPARAAREAAARAGHPESVDAWTPPVLRTVAAKGEGIELVVDALDRHFHYLVASGELQLRRRQRLRERVMEVVEGQLRQRLWHDAATLTWLEHQLPMLEAGTVAPFSVADALRARSGVLLTGVEHSSVSSLLPGTN